The DNA window TGAGTGTAATATGATACTTTCTATTTTGTAATATACTCTTAACCCCAGaaacaacaaaacaaaagaaGAGCATTATTACCTGGCCTTCAGAAGCATTCCCTCCAACGTCAAGGAAATTGGCAGGAGTTCCACCATGTAATTTGATAATATCCATTGTAGCCATTGCCAATCCAGCACCATTCACCATACAGCCTATCTCTCCATCCAAGCCAATATAATTCAAATCTGCTTTTGCAGCTGCAACCTGTCAGAAGTGGgagagaaatgaaaaataaaattgagtaaatactcaattttaagttttatcCCTGTAACTAAGAAGCTTATTACCCATAATATATAAGATATACATGAAGTGCTAGTTCATTTTGAAAGCGCAATGAATAAATTCAGAATTATATCAAACAATTGCAGTTAACAAGATCTTGTTATCACATATCAAGCCAGAAAAAGAGAACAGTAGAAGGATGAACCTCACGAGGATCTTCCTGTGTAGGATCACGCAGAGAAAAGATCTCCTTTTGACGGTAAGCAGCATTATCATCAAAGTTCAGCTTAGCATCAGCAGCCACCAGCTTGTTATCTGAAGTTTCTGCTAAAGGATTTATCTGACCAAACATGATAGACATAATAGGTAAGCCAAACAAAATAAGAATTGGATATAAGTATCAAAGAGAACACATAAAATTAGTCAAGTTCCACAAATACAGATTGTTACATACTTCCAACATAGTGCAGTCACAAGAACAGAAGAGCTGATATAACTTCTTCACTTGTTCAATTGAATCGGCTCTATCAGCCACCTTGGGAGCCAAACCGTCTACAACCTTGGCAGCATCTTCATCTGTAATGCCCTTGAAAACATCAATAGGAACCTACATGGGCAGACAGTTATTCAAGGTAATTAGTTAATCGCTGAAGATTAATATTGATGTGGAGACAccacataaaaaataaataatatatacaaccTTAATAATCATATCAGGGTACTTCTCGGCAAGGTCCTCAATACTCGTTCCTCCCTTTCGACAAGCTATAATAAGCTgaaaaccaaaaaataaaaattaagagcATGTACACACTTTCATGTGGAGGAAATGAAAAGATATCCATCACtgaaaatacaataaaataaagcaAAGATATGGAGAAGTGAAAAATGAATACATATTGAATCAAGGACAAATCCATTGGGtacaagaaataaataaataaataaataaatggtatGGCCTAAATATTTCAGAATAAAACAAAACTTCAAGACTTCACAGAACAAGCGATACGAAGATCAaagaaaagtaaacaaaactaTTATATCCATATCTCAGTATATTACTAACTAAACATACTATTTTCATCTTTCAGGAGATTCATTTAGCAGCTAAATTGACCAATAATATCTACAAGAAGCTATTCAACCAGTATAATAACTGTCACAGGGTAGTCCAAATACTACATATAATGCCGGTGTGGCATAATGGACCTTTTGGTCAATGTGTTTCTGATTTATTCCACATAAAGATTTCTCATGTATACATCATCTTCAGTTTACATGTctacaattcaaattaaacagtCTAGGCTTATTCTAAATAAGGCCAATGAATCGTTGCACAGATAGACCAATTTCCCTAAACAGAACCTAATGGTTATCAGAATCATATCAGGACAACACTCCGATTGGTGGGTAAAACTTATTTCTGAAAGCAAGGTAAACTTGAAACAAATATACCACAatcacaaagagaaaaaaaggaATGAAGCATGACTGAACTAGTGCCACAAACTAgaaacttttaaaaatgaaacatCAACTTCAGAACAAAGGAAAAAGCTAGGTGAAAATGAAGCTTCAGAAATGTTCAATACCACTTTGGTAAGCACAGATTTAGTAATAAATAGTTTAGGACATATATGACCAAAGGAACATGAAGATATAAAGAATAGTGAAGGAACATACAGGGCCAGCAGTTGTGCGATCTAAAGTGATAGCAAAGTACATCTCATTGACCAGCGACAACTTCTCACATAAGTAAACCTGTTTGTATAAAGCAAAATCATCAATACTTAGGCAATAAGAAACATTAACTCCACCAATATCAGCAATAACAAACTTAATTCTACAATGGATTTGAACAATCAACATCAAATTCAGAAGCttcttctaaaaaaattatcgCCTTACCATTTCCTCGTGaaatcattttccaaaaatgtCACTTAGCAaattcaataaacaaacatcaCTTCAGATAGCTTCTATGAAAAAAGATCTTATCAAGGCTACTTTCCTTATGAATATCCTATGTGGTTCCTTTAACAACTTATCCCATTCTATACTTGTGCCTTTAAAATCCTTATTACTCGCAAATTAATAACCCTTGTTTTTCATATTCTGCAACATAAAACAATTGCTCGTTATCTTTTCAAGACATCTCAATGATCAGGTTCATTTAATGTTATGCCTTCATTTGGAGAAAGGTGAAGATAGAGAAGAAAATTAACTAGGAAGGGGCAACACTGTGAGCTagcaaaaagaagaaaagaagaaaaaaaactgcTGACTTGAATATTGTGGTCATGAATATTTGaacaatgagaaaaaaaaataagttactaACATAAATTGGAAAAACATATGATAAAATACCCCCAACAAGAATAAAGTTTTGCATTTATTAGTTCCCTGCTCTTAAGCCACTTATGTAAGAGATTACGGTCATTATATGGCcgactatttaaataaattgtcaaAGAATGTTATGTATAGagacaaaagaaaaagaacATAGCATTGAAGTATTATGAGAGTCATCAAACTTAGGTGAAAAAGGTTTTGGATTGGATTATTGTTTGACAAACtaggaaattaaaaaataaataaaatgtagttAAAACCATCACAATATGTGCTCCACCTTAGCAAGAAGCAAAGACAATAAACTtttctaaaaacaaaatatgataGCAGCTAACTGAAAACCCATCTGTTATGCTTTTGGGTTTGAAATTAAGTTAACAAACACTTTTCATATTCCAATGATAAAATGACTAGAAGGGAACAAGGACATTTTAAAATAGGTGTCTGGGCTCAATACAAAAGGTTTTCCTCTGTTGATTTTCTCTATCCATATCTAATGCTAACAGAAGAAGCTAAATTATGTTTAAGTAAAAAATGCATAGTTCCATTGCATATGGGGAAATACAGGTTCACAGAAGGTCATGTACGTCACCAAGATATATATCATAtgtataaatcaaataatataaagcAAAAGCGAAAGTGGAAAAATAACGCACCTGACTCACTACTTTCCCCTGAGGTCCAGTTTGTTTAGTCACTAATATTTGCCCGAGCATCTTCCCTGCACGTGGcataaaatagttaataagCAAATACAATAAATTGTAGTCTAAACCTAGTTATATAACTATTGACATAGCTAAAGTACTAGTTCAAACTGCAATTTTACATATAATACTGTCAACTAATggaacaattataaaaaatgatagaaCACAAAAGATAATTGTAATACAAGTTCTTGTAACAAAGTGGAGAAATGACACCTAAAGACAACAACACATATTGTCATGTTTAAATATCCAAGTAATAACATCAAGAAAGAACAAAAGTCTGTAAGTTTAAGGAGAAGGTGATGCAGGAAGAAAAGTTTTCCAAGACCAAATCTGGAGAGAGTAGGACAAATGAGTAAGATAGCTATCGATACCAAGTTTATGGTACATGTGGGGTAACAGTATGTAACATGTAGCAAGATTTTCATATGATTTTTGTtaccaaatgaaacaacaaaaaCCTCACTAATATGAATAATCAATTAATCatgatctaaaaaataatcttatcatgataaaagaaaattcttACACCAAAcgaagaaaaagaaaaccattctcaattttaactttgatGATTTTCAATTGGGATCGTGATTGTGACAGAAACCAGTTTCCAAAAAGGCTAAATAGAGGAAAGTAAAATTGCCTCCTTCCATTTCTCAGCACAAGGTCTGATGCTTTAGTTCATGAAACTAATGATATTATTCATATGAGGGAACATGTTGTTGTTTATGAAGAACTAAGAAGGATCGTGCATATGTACACAATGAATGATTCATGGACTAGCCTTACAAGTACACAAAGTGCAGCTGACAAAATGAAGGAAATCAATCCTCACTTAGTAGAGTATAAGAAAAAATAGTCCTCCATACCAGCAATATCTTCAACTTGGTCTGCCT is part of the Impatiens glandulifera chromosome 1, dImpGla2.1, whole genome shotgun sequence genome and encodes:
- the LOC124919095 gene encoding succinate--CoA ligase [ADP-forming] subunit beta, mitochondrial, whose translation is MVRGLINNLVVRSLSVAGKWQQQQLRRLNIHEYQGAELMGKHGINVPKGIAAGSIEEVRKAIQDTFPNEKELVVKSQILAGGRGLGTFKSGLQGGVHIVKADQVEDIAGKMLGQILVTKQTGPQGKVVSQVYLCEKLSLVNEMYFAITLDRTTAGPLIIACRKGGTSIEDLAEKYPDMIIKVPIDVFKGITDEDAAKVVDGLAPKVADRADSIEQVKKLYQLFCSCDCTMLEINPLAETSDNKLVAADAKLNFDDNAAYRQKEIFSLRDPTQEDPREVAAAKADLNYIGLDGEIGCMVNGAGLAMATMDIIKLHGGTPANFLDVGGNASEGQVVEAFKILTSDDKVKAILVNIFGGIMKCDVIASGIVNAAKQVQLKVPVIVRLEGTNVDQGKSILKESGMTLITAEDLDDAAEKAVKASAS